One Microtus pennsylvanicus isolate mMicPen1 chromosome 3, mMicPen1.hap1, whole genome shotgun sequence DNA window includes the following coding sequences:
- the Uba7 gene encoding ubiquitin-like modifier-activating enzyme 7 isoform X3, which translates to MDGELYSRQLYVLGLPAMRRIREANVLLSGLQGLGAEVAKNLVLMGIGSLTLHDPQSTCWADLAAQFFLSEESLGRSRAEASQAQLSQLNEAVQISVHTGDITNDLLQAFQVVVLTNSKLEEQLKVGTFCHENKICFLVAETRGLVGQLFCDFGEDFTVEDPTEVEPMTAAIQDISQGLPGIVTLRQDTKRQFFYDGDLVVFSGIEGMVELNGRPPQPVRVQNGSLEIGDTTAFSPYLRGGVVTEVKRSKTVRHKSLDKALLQPRVVAQNTQEVQRAHCLHQAFHALHEFQKLHGRLPKPWDPADAETVVRLARELWPLKGIKEESLDEALIRTIALSSAGSLSPMATVLGGVAAQEVLKAVSGKFMPLDQWLYFDALECLPEAEELLPNSEDCHPRNCRYDGQTAVFGASFQEKLSYQRYLLQVGAGAIGCEMLKGFALMGLGVKANGGVTVADMDHIERSNLSRQFLFRPQDIGSPKAEVAARAAQRLNPDLQVTSCTYPLDSTTEHIYGDDFFSRVDGVVAALDSFEARHYVAARCTYYLKPLLEAGTQGTRGSSSVFVPHVTETYNGPASAAASETASYPLCTLRHFPSTVEHVLQWARDEFEGLFRLSAETINSYSQTCTSLSGIDRTQTPTVLQQVMGVLKMRPRTWQDCVVWALGHWQLCFHDGIVELLRLFPSDKVLEDGTLFWSGSKRCPQPLQFDPSHDMHFLYVLAAANLYAQMHGLTGSQDQTSLRKLLKLLPKPESMHPDLISDGTFTPADFAPEQLKELQERLEDWSKGPLLKPVLFGKDDDSNFHMDFVVAATDLRAQNYGILPVNHAQIKQTVGQIIPAVATSTAVVAGLLGLELYKVVSGPRPLDTFRQSSLHLAENDFIRAVPSAPAVQSFHHLTWTRWDRLKVPAGQPERTLASLLAHLQEEHGLKVKRLLYGQAVLYSAGWSLEKQTGCLCLRVTELVQQVTGREPEPGLRVLVLELSCEGEEDETAFPPLHYEL; encoded by the exons ATGGATGGGGAGCTATACTCGAGGCAGCT GTATGTACTGGGCCTGCCTGCTATGCGGAGGATTCGGGAAGCCAATGTCTTGCTATCTGGCCTGCAGGGGCTAGGAGCTGaggtggccaagaacctggtCCTTATGGGTATAGGCAGCCTCACCCTGCACGATCCCCAGTCCACCTGCTGGGCTGACCTGGCTGCTCAG TTTTTCCTCTCAGAAGAGAGCTTGGGGAGGAGCAGGGCTGAGGCCTCTCAAGCACAACTGTCTCAGCTCAATGAAGCTGTCCAGATCTCCGTCCATACAGGTGACATCACTAACGACCTGCTGCAGGCTTTTCAG GTCGTGGTGCTGACCAACTCCAAGCTAGAGGAGCAGCTGAAGGTGGGAACCTTCTGCCACGAGAATAAAATCTGCTTTCTGGTGGCTGAAACCCGGGGCCTTGTGGG GCAGTTGTTCTGTGACTTTGGTGAGGACTTCACCGTTGAAGACCCTACAGAGGTAGAACCCATGACAGCTGCCATCCAGGACATCTCCCAG GGGTTGCCCGGCATTGTCACTCTGAGACAAGACACCAAAAGACAGTTCTTCTATGACGGGGACTTGGTGGTTTTCTCAGGCATTGAAGGCATGGTTGAACTCAACGGTCGTCCTCCCCAGCCTGTCCGTGTGCAGA ACGGGTCCTTGGAGATCGGAGACACAACAGCTTTCTCCCCTTACTTGCGTGGTGGGGTTGTCACTGAAGTCAAGAGATCCAAGACTGTGAGGCAT AAGTCCTTGGACAAAGCTCTGCTTCAGCCCCGTGTGGTGGCCCAGAACACTCAGGAAGTTCAACGTGCTCACTGCCTGCATCAGGCCTTTCATGCACTGCACGAGTTCCAGAAGCTTCATGGCCGGCTACCCAAGCCCTGGGATCCT GCTGATGCAGAGACCGTGGTGCGTCTGGCCCGGGAACTATGGCCACTAAAAGGGATAAAAGAAGAATCGCTGGATGAAGCTTTAATTCGGACAATTGCCCTGAGTAGTGCCGGCAGCTTAAGCCCCATGGCAACCGTTTTAGGGGGAGTGGCTGCCCAGGAAGTCCTGAAG GCAGTCTCCGGGAAGTTCATGCCCCTGGACCAGTGGCTGTACTTTGATGCCCTTGAATGTCTTCCGGAAGCTGAGGAGCTCCTTCCCAATTCTGAGGACTGCCATCCG AGAAACTGCCGATACGATGGGCAGACTGCTGTGTTTGGGGCTAGTTTTCAGGAGAAATTGAGCTACCAACGTTACCTCTTG CAGGTGGGTGCTGGAGCCATTGGCTGTGAGATGCTCAAAGGTTTTGCCCTAATGGGCCTGGGAGTCAAGGCTAATGGAGGTGTGACTGTAGCTGACATGGACCACATAGAACGCTCCAACCTCAGCCGGCAGTTCCTCTTCAGGCCCCAGGACATCGGG agccCCAAGGCAGAGGTGGCCGCAAGAGCAGCCCAACGTCTAAACCCAGACCTACAAGTGACCTCGTGTACCTATCCGTTGGATTCCACCACAGAGCACATCTATGGTGACGACTTCTTCTCCAGAGTGGATGGTGTTGTTGCTGCTTTAGACAGCTTCGAGGCCC GGCACTATGTTGCTGCTCGATGTACCTACTATCTGAAACCACTGCTGGAGGCAGGCACACAGGGAACCCGGGGGAGTTCTTCTGTGTTTGTGCCGCATGTGACCGAAACCTATAATGGTCCTGCCTCGGCTGCAGCTTCTGAAACTGCCTCCTACCCTCTGTGTACTTTGCGGCACTTCCCCAGCACAGTGGAGCACGTCCTGCAG tggGCCCGGGATGAATTTGAGGGACTCTTCAGACTATCTGCAGAGACTATCAACAGCTATTCGCA GACATGCACTTCCCTGTCGGGCATAGATAGGACACAAACACCAACCGTACTGCAGCAAGTGATGGGTGTCCTAAAAATGCGCCCACGGACTTGGCAAGACTGTGTAGTGTGGGCTCTCGGCCACTGGCAACTTTGCTTCCATGATGGCATCGTAGAGCTGCTGAGACTCTTCCCATCTGATAAA GTGCTCGAGGATGGAACTCTGTTCTGGTCAGGATCCAAAAGATGTCCACAGCCCTTGCAATTTGACCCCAGCCAC GACATGCATTTCCTCTACGTGCTGGCAGCTGCCAACCTGTACGCACAAATGCATGGGCTTACTGGCTCACAAGACCAGACTTCACTCAGGAAACTGTTGAAGCTGCTGCCAAAGCCTGAGTCCATGCACCCAGACCTCATCTCTGATGGTACTTTTACTCCGGCTGACTTTG CCCCGGAGCAGCTGAAGGAACTTCAGGAACGTCTGGAAGACTGGAGCAAGGGCCCTCTGTTGAAGCctgtgctgtttgggaag GATGATGACAGCAACTTCCATATGGACTTTGTGGTAGCAGCAACTGACCTGAGAGCTCAGAACTATGGGATCCTACCAGTCAACCATGCTCAG ATCAAGCAAACCGTGGGCCAGATTATCCCAGCCGTTGCCACCAGTACAGCAGTTGTGGCAGGCTTATTGGGCCTGGAGCTGTATAAGGTGGTAAGTGGGCCACGGCCCCTTGATACCTTTCGTCAAAGCTCTCTGCACCTGGCTGAAAATGACTTCATACGAGCAGTGCCTTCTGCCCCAGCCGTCCAGTCG TTTCATCACCTGACGTGGACCCGTTGGGACCGCCTGAAAGTGCCTGCTGGGCAGCCTGAGAGGACACTGGCATCACTGCTGGCCCATCTCCAG GAAGAACACGGACTGAAGGTGAAGAGGTTGCTGTATGGCCAGGCTGTCCTCTATTCTGCAGGATGGTCATTGGAAAAGCAGACTGGGTGCCTGTGCCTCAG GGTGACAGAACTGGTTCAGCAAGTGACCGGCCGGGAGCCTGAGCCTGGGCTGAGGGTCCTGGTGTTGGAGCTGAGCTGTGAGGGTGAGGAGGACGAAACTGCCTTCCCACCTCTGCATTATGAGCTGTGA
- the Uba7 gene encoding ubiquitin-like modifier-activating enzyme 7 isoform X1 produces the protein MDGELYSRQLYVLGLPAMRRIREANVLLSGLQGLGAEVAKNLVLMGIGSLTLHDPQSTCWADLAAQFFLSEESLGRSRAEASQAQLSQLNEAVQISVHTGDITNDLLQAFQVVVLTNSKLEEQLKVGTFCHENKICFLVAETRGLVGQLFCDFGEDFTVEDPTEVEPMTAAIQDISQGLPGIVTLRQDTKRQFFYDGDLVVFSGIEGMVELNGRPPQPVRVQKDGSLEIGDTTAFSPYLRGGVVTEVKRSKTVRHKSLDKALLQPRVVAQNTQEVQRAHCLHQAFHALHEFQKLHGRLPKPWDPADAETVVRLARELWPLKGIKEESLDEALIRTIALSSAGSLSPMATVLGGVAAQEVLKAVSGKFMPLDQWLYFDALECLPEAEELLPNSEDCHPRNCRYDGQTAVFGASFQEKLSYQRYLLQVGAGAIGCEMLKGFALMGLGVKANGGVTVADMDHIERSNLSRQFLFRPQDIGSPKAEVAARAAQRLNPDLQVTSCTYPLDSTTEHIYGDDFFSRVDGVVAALDSFEARHYVAARCTYYLKPLLEAGTQGTRGSSSVFVPHVTETYNGPASAAASETASYPLCTLRHFPSTVEHVLQWARDEFEGLFRLSAETINSYSQTCTSLSGIDRTQTPTVLQQVMGVLKMRPRTWQDCVVWALGHWQLCFHDGIVELLRLFPSDKVLEDGTLFWSGSKRCPQPLQFDPSHDMHFLYVLAAANLYAQMHGLTGSQDQTSLRKLLKLLPKPESMHPDLISDGTFTPADFAPEQLKELQERLEDWSKGPLLKPVLFGKDDDSNFHMDFVVAATDLRAQNYGILPVNHAQIKQTVGQIIPAVATSTAVVAGLLGLELYKVVSGPRPLDTFRQSSLHLAENDFIRAVPSAPAVQSFHHLTWTRWDRLKVPAGQPERTLASLLAHLQEEHGLKVKRLLYGQAVLYSAGWSLEKQTGCLCLRVTELVQQVTGREPEPGLRVLVLELSCEGEEDETAFPPLHYEL, from the exons ATGGATGGGGAGCTATACTCGAGGCAGCT GTATGTACTGGGCCTGCCTGCTATGCGGAGGATTCGGGAAGCCAATGTCTTGCTATCTGGCCTGCAGGGGCTAGGAGCTGaggtggccaagaacctggtCCTTATGGGTATAGGCAGCCTCACCCTGCACGATCCCCAGTCCACCTGCTGGGCTGACCTGGCTGCTCAG TTTTTCCTCTCAGAAGAGAGCTTGGGGAGGAGCAGGGCTGAGGCCTCTCAAGCACAACTGTCTCAGCTCAATGAAGCTGTCCAGATCTCCGTCCATACAGGTGACATCACTAACGACCTGCTGCAGGCTTTTCAG GTCGTGGTGCTGACCAACTCCAAGCTAGAGGAGCAGCTGAAGGTGGGAACCTTCTGCCACGAGAATAAAATCTGCTTTCTGGTGGCTGAAACCCGGGGCCTTGTGGG GCAGTTGTTCTGTGACTTTGGTGAGGACTTCACCGTTGAAGACCCTACAGAGGTAGAACCCATGACAGCTGCCATCCAGGACATCTCCCAG GGGTTGCCCGGCATTGTCACTCTGAGACAAGACACCAAAAGACAGTTCTTCTATGACGGGGACTTGGTGGTTTTCTCAGGCATTGAAGGCATGGTTGAACTCAACGGTCGTCCTCCCCAGCCTGTCCGTGTGCAGA AAGACGGGTCCTTGGAGATCGGAGACACAACAGCTTTCTCCCCTTACTTGCGTGGTGGGGTTGTCACTGAAGTCAAGAGATCCAAGACTGTGAGGCAT AAGTCCTTGGACAAAGCTCTGCTTCAGCCCCGTGTGGTGGCCCAGAACACTCAGGAAGTTCAACGTGCTCACTGCCTGCATCAGGCCTTTCATGCACTGCACGAGTTCCAGAAGCTTCATGGCCGGCTACCCAAGCCCTGGGATCCT GCTGATGCAGAGACCGTGGTGCGTCTGGCCCGGGAACTATGGCCACTAAAAGGGATAAAAGAAGAATCGCTGGATGAAGCTTTAATTCGGACAATTGCCCTGAGTAGTGCCGGCAGCTTAAGCCCCATGGCAACCGTTTTAGGGGGAGTGGCTGCCCAGGAAGTCCTGAAG GCAGTCTCCGGGAAGTTCATGCCCCTGGACCAGTGGCTGTACTTTGATGCCCTTGAATGTCTTCCGGAAGCTGAGGAGCTCCTTCCCAATTCTGAGGACTGCCATCCG AGAAACTGCCGATACGATGGGCAGACTGCTGTGTTTGGGGCTAGTTTTCAGGAGAAATTGAGCTACCAACGTTACCTCTTG CAGGTGGGTGCTGGAGCCATTGGCTGTGAGATGCTCAAAGGTTTTGCCCTAATGGGCCTGGGAGTCAAGGCTAATGGAGGTGTGACTGTAGCTGACATGGACCACATAGAACGCTCCAACCTCAGCCGGCAGTTCCTCTTCAGGCCCCAGGACATCGGG agccCCAAGGCAGAGGTGGCCGCAAGAGCAGCCCAACGTCTAAACCCAGACCTACAAGTGACCTCGTGTACCTATCCGTTGGATTCCACCACAGAGCACATCTATGGTGACGACTTCTTCTCCAGAGTGGATGGTGTTGTTGCTGCTTTAGACAGCTTCGAGGCCC GGCACTATGTTGCTGCTCGATGTACCTACTATCTGAAACCACTGCTGGAGGCAGGCACACAGGGAACCCGGGGGAGTTCTTCTGTGTTTGTGCCGCATGTGACCGAAACCTATAATGGTCCTGCCTCGGCTGCAGCTTCTGAAACTGCCTCCTACCCTCTGTGTACTTTGCGGCACTTCCCCAGCACAGTGGAGCACGTCCTGCAG tggGCCCGGGATGAATTTGAGGGACTCTTCAGACTATCTGCAGAGACTATCAACAGCTATTCGCA GACATGCACTTCCCTGTCGGGCATAGATAGGACACAAACACCAACCGTACTGCAGCAAGTGATGGGTGTCCTAAAAATGCGCCCACGGACTTGGCAAGACTGTGTAGTGTGGGCTCTCGGCCACTGGCAACTTTGCTTCCATGATGGCATCGTAGAGCTGCTGAGACTCTTCCCATCTGATAAA GTGCTCGAGGATGGAACTCTGTTCTGGTCAGGATCCAAAAGATGTCCACAGCCCTTGCAATTTGACCCCAGCCAC GACATGCATTTCCTCTACGTGCTGGCAGCTGCCAACCTGTACGCACAAATGCATGGGCTTACTGGCTCACAAGACCAGACTTCACTCAGGAAACTGTTGAAGCTGCTGCCAAAGCCTGAGTCCATGCACCCAGACCTCATCTCTGATGGTACTTTTACTCCGGCTGACTTTG CCCCGGAGCAGCTGAAGGAACTTCAGGAACGTCTGGAAGACTGGAGCAAGGGCCCTCTGTTGAAGCctgtgctgtttgggaag GATGATGACAGCAACTTCCATATGGACTTTGTGGTAGCAGCAACTGACCTGAGAGCTCAGAACTATGGGATCCTACCAGTCAACCATGCTCAG ATCAAGCAAACCGTGGGCCAGATTATCCCAGCCGTTGCCACCAGTACAGCAGTTGTGGCAGGCTTATTGGGCCTGGAGCTGTATAAGGTGGTAAGTGGGCCACGGCCCCTTGATACCTTTCGTCAAAGCTCTCTGCACCTGGCTGAAAATGACTTCATACGAGCAGTGCCTTCTGCCCCAGCCGTCCAGTCG TTTCATCACCTGACGTGGACCCGTTGGGACCGCCTGAAAGTGCCTGCTGGGCAGCCTGAGAGGACACTGGCATCACTGCTGGCCCATCTCCAG GAAGAACACGGACTGAAGGTGAAGAGGTTGCTGTATGGCCAGGCTGTCCTCTATTCTGCAGGATGGTCATTGGAAAAGCAGACTGGGTGCCTGTGCCTCAG GGTGACAGAACTGGTTCAGCAAGTGACCGGCCGGGAGCCTGAGCCTGGGCTGAGGGTCCTGGTGTTGGAGCTGAGCTGTGAGGGTGAGGAGGACGAAACTGCCTTCCCACCTCTGCATTATGAGCTGTGA
- the Uba7 gene encoding ubiquitin-like modifier-activating enzyme 7 isoform X5, translating into MDGELYSRQLYVLGLPAMRRIREANVLLSGLQGLGAEVAKNLVLMGIGSLTLHDPQSTCWADLAAQFFLSEESLGRSRAEASQAQLSQLNEAVQISVHTGDITNDLLQAFQVVVLTNSKLEEQLKVGTFCHENKICFLVAETRGLVGQLFCDFGEDFTVEDPTEVEPMTAAIQDISQGLPGIVTLRQDTKRQFFYDGDLVVFSGIEGMVELNGRPPQPVRVQKDGSLEIGDTTAFSPYLRGGVVTEVKRSKTVRHKSLDKALLQPRVVAQNTQEVQRAHCLHQAFHALHEFQKLHGRLPKPWDPADAETVVRLARELWPLKGIKEESLDEALIRTIALSSAGSLSPMATVLGGVAAQEVLKAVSGKFMPLDQWLYFDALECLPEAEELLPNSEDCHPRNCRYDGQTAVFGASFQEKLSYQRYLLQVGAGAIGCEMLKGFALMGLGVKANGGVTVADMDHIERSNLSRQFLFRPQDIGSPKAEVAARAAQRLNPDLQVTSCTYPLDSTTEHIYGDDFFSRVDGVVAALDSFEARHYVAARCTYYLKPLLEAGTQGTRGSSSVFVPHVTETYNGPASAAASETASYPLCTLRHFPSTVEHVLQWARDEFEGLFRLSAETINSYSQTCTSLSGIDRTQTPTVLQQVMGVLKMRPRTWQDCVVWALGHWQLCFHDGIVELLRLFPSDKVLEDGTLFWSGSKRCPQPLQFDPSHDMHFLYVLAAANLYAQMHGLTGSQDQTSLRKLLKLLPKPESMHPDLISDGTFTPADFAPEQLKELQERLEDWSKGPLLKPVLFGKDDDSNFHMDFVVAATDLRAQNYGILPVNHAQIKQTVGQIIPAVATSTAVVAGLLGLELYKVVSGPRPLDTFRQSSLHLAENDFIRAVPSAPAVQSIEYTRVWAALLCEHGGIKFTHLCARWTSKALPQFSSPDVDPLGPPESACWAA; encoded by the exons ATGGATGGGGAGCTATACTCGAGGCAGCT GTATGTACTGGGCCTGCCTGCTATGCGGAGGATTCGGGAAGCCAATGTCTTGCTATCTGGCCTGCAGGGGCTAGGAGCTGaggtggccaagaacctggtCCTTATGGGTATAGGCAGCCTCACCCTGCACGATCCCCAGTCCACCTGCTGGGCTGACCTGGCTGCTCAG TTTTTCCTCTCAGAAGAGAGCTTGGGGAGGAGCAGGGCTGAGGCCTCTCAAGCACAACTGTCTCAGCTCAATGAAGCTGTCCAGATCTCCGTCCATACAGGTGACATCACTAACGACCTGCTGCAGGCTTTTCAG GTCGTGGTGCTGACCAACTCCAAGCTAGAGGAGCAGCTGAAGGTGGGAACCTTCTGCCACGAGAATAAAATCTGCTTTCTGGTGGCTGAAACCCGGGGCCTTGTGGG GCAGTTGTTCTGTGACTTTGGTGAGGACTTCACCGTTGAAGACCCTACAGAGGTAGAACCCATGACAGCTGCCATCCAGGACATCTCCCAG GGGTTGCCCGGCATTGTCACTCTGAGACAAGACACCAAAAGACAGTTCTTCTATGACGGGGACTTGGTGGTTTTCTCAGGCATTGAAGGCATGGTTGAACTCAACGGTCGTCCTCCCCAGCCTGTCCGTGTGCAGA AAGACGGGTCCTTGGAGATCGGAGACACAACAGCTTTCTCCCCTTACTTGCGTGGTGGGGTTGTCACTGAAGTCAAGAGATCCAAGACTGTGAGGCAT AAGTCCTTGGACAAAGCTCTGCTTCAGCCCCGTGTGGTGGCCCAGAACACTCAGGAAGTTCAACGTGCTCACTGCCTGCATCAGGCCTTTCATGCACTGCACGAGTTCCAGAAGCTTCATGGCCGGCTACCCAAGCCCTGGGATCCT GCTGATGCAGAGACCGTGGTGCGTCTGGCCCGGGAACTATGGCCACTAAAAGGGATAAAAGAAGAATCGCTGGATGAAGCTTTAATTCGGACAATTGCCCTGAGTAGTGCCGGCAGCTTAAGCCCCATGGCAACCGTTTTAGGGGGAGTGGCTGCCCAGGAAGTCCTGAAG GCAGTCTCCGGGAAGTTCATGCCCCTGGACCAGTGGCTGTACTTTGATGCCCTTGAATGTCTTCCGGAAGCTGAGGAGCTCCTTCCCAATTCTGAGGACTGCCATCCG AGAAACTGCCGATACGATGGGCAGACTGCTGTGTTTGGGGCTAGTTTTCAGGAGAAATTGAGCTACCAACGTTACCTCTTG CAGGTGGGTGCTGGAGCCATTGGCTGTGAGATGCTCAAAGGTTTTGCCCTAATGGGCCTGGGAGTCAAGGCTAATGGAGGTGTGACTGTAGCTGACATGGACCACATAGAACGCTCCAACCTCAGCCGGCAGTTCCTCTTCAGGCCCCAGGACATCGGG agccCCAAGGCAGAGGTGGCCGCAAGAGCAGCCCAACGTCTAAACCCAGACCTACAAGTGACCTCGTGTACCTATCCGTTGGATTCCACCACAGAGCACATCTATGGTGACGACTTCTTCTCCAGAGTGGATGGTGTTGTTGCTGCTTTAGACAGCTTCGAGGCCC GGCACTATGTTGCTGCTCGATGTACCTACTATCTGAAACCACTGCTGGAGGCAGGCACACAGGGAACCCGGGGGAGTTCTTCTGTGTTTGTGCCGCATGTGACCGAAACCTATAATGGTCCTGCCTCGGCTGCAGCTTCTGAAACTGCCTCCTACCCTCTGTGTACTTTGCGGCACTTCCCCAGCACAGTGGAGCACGTCCTGCAG tggGCCCGGGATGAATTTGAGGGACTCTTCAGACTATCTGCAGAGACTATCAACAGCTATTCGCA GACATGCACTTCCCTGTCGGGCATAGATAGGACACAAACACCAACCGTACTGCAGCAAGTGATGGGTGTCCTAAAAATGCGCCCACGGACTTGGCAAGACTGTGTAGTGTGGGCTCTCGGCCACTGGCAACTTTGCTTCCATGATGGCATCGTAGAGCTGCTGAGACTCTTCCCATCTGATAAA GTGCTCGAGGATGGAACTCTGTTCTGGTCAGGATCCAAAAGATGTCCACAGCCCTTGCAATTTGACCCCAGCCAC GACATGCATTTCCTCTACGTGCTGGCAGCTGCCAACCTGTACGCACAAATGCATGGGCTTACTGGCTCACAAGACCAGACTTCACTCAGGAAACTGTTGAAGCTGCTGCCAAAGCCTGAGTCCATGCACCCAGACCTCATCTCTGATGGTACTTTTACTCCGGCTGACTTTG CCCCGGAGCAGCTGAAGGAACTTCAGGAACGTCTGGAAGACTGGAGCAAGGGCCCTCTGTTGAAGCctgtgctgtttgggaag GATGATGACAGCAACTTCCATATGGACTTTGTGGTAGCAGCAACTGACCTGAGAGCTCAGAACTATGGGATCCTACCAGTCAACCATGCTCAG ATCAAGCAAACCGTGGGCCAGATTATCCCAGCCGTTGCCACCAGTACAGCAGTTGTGGCAGGCTTATTGGGCCTGGAGCTGTATAAGGTGGTAAGTGGGCCACGGCCCCTTGATACCTTTCGTCAAAGCTCTCTGCACCTGGCTGAAAATGACTTCATACGAGCAGTGCCTTCTGCCCCAGCCGTCCAGTCG ATCGAGTACACCAGGGTCTGGGCAGCCCTGCTGTGTGAGCATGGAGGGATCAAGTTTACACATCTGTGTGCCAGATGGACCAGCAAGGCCCTTCCTCAGT TTTCATCACCTGACGTGGACCCGTTGGGACCGCCTGAAAGTGCCTGCTGGGCAGCCTGA